One window from the genome of Schistocerca piceifrons isolate TAMUIC-IGC-003096 chromosome 1, iqSchPice1.1, whole genome shotgun sequence encodes:
- the LOC124737527 gene encoding 60S ribosomal protein L26, translating to MKLNKLVSSSRRKNRKRHFTAPSHIRRRLMSAPLSKELRQKYNVRTMPIRKDDEVQVVRGHYKGQQVGKVVQVYRKKFVIYIERIQREKANGASVYVGIHPSKTVIVKLKMDKDRKKIIDRRSKGRLAALGKEKGKYTEESAAATAMETS from the exons ATGAAGCTGAACAAGTTGGTGTCGTCGTCGCGTAGGAAGAATCGTAAGAGGCACTTTACAGCACCATCGCATATCAGAAGACGTTTGATGTCTGCGCCCTTATCGAAAGAGCTTCGACAAAAGTACAATGTTCGTACGATGCCAATTCGTAAAGACGATGAAGTACAG GTAGTGAGAGGCCATTACAAAGGACAACAGGTGGGAAAAGTTGTCCAAGTTTATAGGAAAAAGTTTGTAATTTATATTGAAAGGATTCAGAGAGAGAAGGCTAATGGTGCCAGTGTCTATGTAGGAATCCATCCATCAAAG ACAGTAATTGTGAAACTAAAGATGGATAAGGACCGAAAGAAGATAATAGACAGGAGATCGAAGGGCAGATTGGCTGCTCTTGGGAAAGAGAAGGGAAAGTATACTGAAGAAAGTGCTGCAGCAACTGCAATGGAAACATCTTGA